TTTCAGGCAGTTCCGGCGCGGGGACGGGTTCGCGCCCGTCTTGCGTTTTGGGAGTGATGTTTATCTTCATTTTCACTTTTTCAGTTTCAGAACTTCGTCAATGATGCCGTAATCCTTGGCTTCCTGGGCGGACATGTAATAATTGCGCTCGCTGTCCGCGCGGATCTGGGCCGCGGTCTGACCCGTATGGTGCGCCAGAATGTCAAGCAGGCCCTCTTTCGTGCGCATGAGTTCCTTGCTCTCTATTTCAATATCCGTCACCTGCCCGGAAATGCCGTGGCCCCAGATCAGCGGCTGGTGGATCATGATGCGCGAGTGCGGCAGCGCATACCGCTTGCCTTTGGAACCGGCCGCCAGCAGCACCGCGCCGAACGACATGGCCATGCCCATGCAGATCGTAGTAATGGGGGCTTTGATGTACTGC
This DNA window, taken from Elusimicrobiaceae bacterium, encodes the following:
- a CDS encoding ATP-dependent Clp protease proteolytic subunit; this encodes MLVPTIIEKSNGSMVGYDIFSRLLKDRIVFVGGPDGDVSTETANLIISQLLYLDAEDSEQEINLYINSPGGLVTAGLAVYDTMQYIKAPITTICMGMAMSFGAVLLAAGSKGKRYALPHSRIMIHQPLIWGHGISGQVTDIEIESKELMRTKEGLLDILAHHTGQTAAQIRADSERNYYMSAQEAKDYGIIDEVLKLKK